In Ovis aries strain OAR_USU_Benz2616 breed Rambouillet chromosome 13, ARS-UI_Ramb_v3.0, whole genome shotgun sequence, the following are encoded in one genomic region:
- the SLC4A11 gene encoding solute carrier family 4 member 11 isoform X11, which translates to MGLDGARDRHDSESRRDVLEEEPRPSSWTLQRRLERGRLSSPGKVARQVSSFQSSTTSVSFFPSRENSSVMSQNGYFEDAAECESPGGYGLLHTSRKYLMLKNFEEEIRAHRDLDGFLARARIILDETATSLDDVLRAMLYRLAQDPYNTEPECNLDLLTAMLFTDGGAPMEGKAVHLLSDTIQGVTATVTGVQYQQSWICILCTSKALLRRHVCISRLVRPQNWGQNSCEVRFVILVLAPPKMKSTKTATEVGRTFATMMLDITFRQKLLKTRTEEEFKEALVHQRQLLTVMSHCPSISMDYSMSSICIIRPPQPPKQKDFLPMGKGIQEDIARRFPVYPLDFTDGIIGKNKAVGKYITTTLFLYFACLLPTIAFGSLNDENTNGAIDVQKTVAGQGIGGILYALFSGQPLVVLLTTAPLALYINVIRDICDDYNLDFNTFYAWTGLWNSFFLTLYALFNLSLVMSLFKRSTEEIIALFISITFILDAIKGTVKIFQKYYYGRDIGLFFKDKSSLGSLLDLNSSLHTALNTSFLTSPPELTSTGSQDSEPLARDTAVLSLLIMLGTLWLSYTLYQLKKSPYLHPYVRELLSDCALPISVLTFSLISSYGFQEIKMVKFRYSSSDSLFEIAEMHSLSLVAISSAMGLGFLLSMLFFIEQNLVAALANAPQNRLVKGTAYHWDLLLIAIINTGLSLFGLPWIHAAYPHSLLHVRALALVEEHVENGHIYETIVNVKETRLTSLGASVLVGFSLLLLPFPLQWIPKPVLYGLFLYLALTSIDGNQLFQRMVLLLKDQTSYPPTHYIRRVPQRKIHYFTGLQVLQLLLLCAFGMSPLLYMKMVFPLIMIAMIPIRYNVLPQIIEAKYLDAMDAEH; encoded by the exons ATGGGTCTTGATGGCGCCAGGGACCGACATGACAGTGAGAGCCGAAGAGATGTGCTGGAAGAAGAGCCTCGGCCCAGTTCCTGGACTTTGCAGCGAAGGCTTGAGAGAGGGAGGCTGTCTTCTCCAGGGAAGGTGGCCAGACAGGTCTCCTCCTTCCAGAGTTCTACAACTAGCGTATCCTTCTTTCCTTCACGGG AAAACTCTTCTGTCATGTCGCAGAATGGATACTTTGAGGATGCAG CAGAATGTGAATCACCTGGCGGCTACGGGCTCCTACACACCTCCCGCAAG TACCTGATGTTAAAGAACTTTGAGGAAGAGATCCGTGCACACCGGGACTTAGATGGCTTCCTGGCACGGGCCAGAATCATCCTGGATGAAACGGCCACCTCCCTGGATGACGTGCTGCGGGCTATGCTGTACCGCTTAGCCCAAGACCCTTACAACACCGAGCCAGAGTGCAACCTGGACCTGCTCACGGCCATGCTCTTCACTGACGGAGGGGCTCCCATGGAGGGCAAAG CAGTTCACCTGCTGTCGGACACCATCCAAGGGGTCACTGCCACAGTAACGGGGGTACAATACCAGCAGTCATGGATCTGTATCCT CTGTACCTCCAAGGCCCTGCTGAGGCGACACGTGTGCATCAGCCGCCTGGTCCGCCCGCAGAACTGGGGGCAGAATTCCTGTGAGGTGCGGTTTGTCATCCTGGTGCTGGCCCCACCCAAGATG AAAAGCACCAAGACTGCCACAGAAGTGGGGCGCACATTTGCCACTATGATGTTAGACATCACCTTCCGCCAGAAGCTCCTGAAGACCCGCACAGAGGAGGAATTCAAAGAAGCCCTGGTCCATCAGAGACAGCTGCTCACCGTAATGAGCCACTGTCCGAGTATcagcatggactacagcatgagCTCCATCTGCATCATCAGACCCCCACAG CCCCCAAAGCAGAAGGACTTTCTCCCCATGGGGAAGGGCATCCAGGAGGACATCGCCCGCAGGTTCCCTGTGTACCCACTGGACTTCACTGACG GCATCATTGGGAAAAACAAGGCTGTGGGCAAATACATCACCACCACCCTGTTCCTCTACTTTGCCTGCCTGCTGCCCACAATTGCTTTTGGGTCCCTCAATGATGAGAACACAAATGGAGCCATCG ACGTACAGAAGACTGTGGCCGGGCAGGGCATTGGAGGCATCCTGTACGCGCTCTTCTCTGGGCAGCCGCTGGTGGTGCTGCTGACGACTGCGCCCCTGGCCCTCTACATCAATG TAATCCGTGACATCTGCGATGACTATAATCTGGACTTCAATACCTTCTATGCATGGACAGGCCTGTGGAACAGTTTCTTCCTCACACTTTATGCCCTCTTCAACCTCAGCCTGGTCATGAGTCTTTTCAAGAG GTCAACAGAGGAGATCATTGCCTTGTTCATTTCTATCACATTCATCCTAGATGCTATCAAGGGCACAGTCAAGA TCTTCCAGAAGTACTACTATGGCCGTGACATTGGACTCTTCTTCAAAGATAAGTCCTCCTTGGGGAGCCTGCTGGACCTCAATAGTAGcctccacactgccctcaacaccAGTTTCCTGACCAGCCCACCGGAGCTAACTTCAACGGGCAGCCAGGACTCTGAGCCCCTGGCCCGGGATACAGCTGTGCTCAGCCTCCTCATCATGCTGGGCACGCTCTGGCTGAGCTACACCCTCTACCAGTTGAAGAAGAG CCCCTACCTGCACCCCTACGTGCGTGAGCTCCTGTCAGACTGCGCCTTGCCCATTTCGGTGCTTACCTTCTCCCTCATCTCTTCCTATGGCTTCCAGGAGATTAAGA TGGTCAAGTTTCGCTACAGCTCGAGTGACAGCCTGTTCGAGATAGCCGAGATGCACTCGCTATCCCTGGTGGCCATCAGCAGCGCCATGGGCCTCGGCTTCCTCCTCTCCATGCTCTTCTTCATAGAGCAGAACCTGGTGGCTGCCTTGGCTAATGCCCCACAGAACAG GCTGGTAAAGGGCACTGCCTACCACTGGGACCTCCTGCTCATCGCCATCATCAATACTGGGCTGTCTCTGTTTGGGCTGCCCTGGATCCATGCTGCCTACCCCCACTCCCTGCTGCACGTGCGAGCACTGGCTTTGGTGGAGGAGCATGTAGAGAACGGGCACATTTATGAGAC GATTGTGAACGTGAAGGAGACTCGGCTGACCTCCCTGGGCGCCAGCGTCCTGGTGGGCTtctccctcctgctgctgcccttCCCACTGCAGTGGATCCCCAAGCCCGTGCTCTATGGCCTCTTCCTCTACCTCGCGCTCACCTCCATCGACGGCAACCAGCTCTTTCAGCGCATGGTGCTGCTGCTCAAGGACCAG ACGtcatacccacccacccactaCATCCGGAGGGTGCCCCAGAGGAAGATCCACTACTTCACAGGCCTGCAggtcctgcagctgctgctgctctgtgCCTTTGGCATGAGCCCACTGCTCTACATGAAGATGGTCTTTCCCCTCATCATGATTGCCATGATCCCCATTCG CTACAACGTGCTGCCCCAAATCATTGAAGCCAAGTACTTGGATGCCATGGACGCTGAACACTGA
- the SLC4A11 gene encoding solute carrier family 4 member 11 isoform X12, giving the protein MGLDGARDRHDSESRRDVLEEEPRPSSWTLQRRLERGRLSSPGKVARQVSSFQSSTTSVSFFPSRENSSVMSQNGYFEDAECESPGGYGLLHTSRKYLMLKNFEEEIRAHRDLDGFLARARIILDETATSLDDVLRAMLYRLAQDPYNTEPECNLDLLTAMLFTDGGAPMEGKAVHLLSDTIQGVTATVTGVQYQQSWICILCTSKALLRRHVCISRLVRPQNWGQNSCEVRFVILVLAPPKMKSTKTATEVGRTFATMMLDITFRQKLLKTRTEEEFKEALVHQRQLLTVMSHCPSISMDYSMSSICIIRPPQPPKQKDFLPMGKGIQEDIARRFPVYPLDFTDGIIGKNKAVGKYITTTLFLYFACLLPTIAFGSLNDENTNGAIDVQKTVAGQGIGGILYALFSGQPLVVLLTTAPLALYINVIRDICDDYNLDFNTFYAWTGLWNSFFLTLYALFNLSLVMSLFKRSTEEIIALFISITFILDAIKGTVKIFQKYYYGRDIGLFFKDKSSLGSLLDLNSSLHTALNTSFLTSPPELTSTGSQDSEPLARDTAVLSLLIMLGTLWLSYTLYQLKKSPYLHPYVRELLSDCALPISVLTFSLISSYGFQEIKMVKFRYSSSDSLFEIAEMHSLSLVAISSAMGLGFLLSMLFFIEQNLVAALANAPQNRLVKGTAYHWDLLLIAIINTGLSLFGLPWIHAAYPHSLLHVRALALVEEHVENGHIYETIVNVKETRLTSLGASVLVGFSLLLLPFPLQWIPKPVLYGLFLYLALTSIDGNQLFQRMVLLLKDQTSYPPTHYIRRVPQRKIHYFTGLQVLQLLLLCAFGMSPLLYMKMVFPLIMIAMIPIRYNVLPQIIEAKYLDAMDAEH; this is encoded by the exons ATGGGTCTTGATGGCGCCAGGGACCGACATGACAGTGAGAGCCGAAGAGATGTGCTGGAAGAAGAGCCTCGGCCCAGTTCCTGGACTTTGCAGCGAAGGCTTGAGAGAGGGAGGCTGTCTTCTCCAGGGAAGGTGGCCAGACAGGTCTCCTCCTTCCAGAGTTCTACAACTAGCGTATCCTTCTTTCCTTCACGGG AAAACTCTTCTGTCATGTCGCAGAATGGATACTTTGAGGATGCAG AATGTGAATCACCTGGCGGCTACGGGCTCCTACACACCTCCCGCAAG TACCTGATGTTAAAGAACTTTGAGGAAGAGATCCGTGCACACCGGGACTTAGATGGCTTCCTGGCACGGGCCAGAATCATCCTGGATGAAACGGCCACCTCCCTGGATGACGTGCTGCGGGCTATGCTGTACCGCTTAGCCCAAGACCCTTACAACACCGAGCCAGAGTGCAACCTGGACCTGCTCACGGCCATGCTCTTCACTGACGGAGGGGCTCCCATGGAGGGCAAAG CAGTTCACCTGCTGTCGGACACCATCCAAGGGGTCACTGCCACAGTAACGGGGGTACAATACCAGCAGTCATGGATCTGTATCCT CTGTACCTCCAAGGCCCTGCTGAGGCGACACGTGTGCATCAGCCGCCTGGTCCGCCCGCAGAACTGGGGGCAGAATTCCTGTGAGGTGCGGTTTGTCATCCTGGTGCTGGCCCCACCCAAGATG AAAAGCACCAAGACTGCCACAGAAGTGGGGCGCACATTTGCCACTATGATGTTAGACATCACCTTCCGCCAGAAGCTCCTGAAGACCCGCACAGAGGAGGAATTCAAAGAAGCCCTGGTCCATCAGAGACAGCTGCTCACCGTAATGAGCCACTGTCCGAGTATcagcatggactacagcatgagCTCCATCTGCATCATCAGACCCCCACAG CCCCCAAAGCAGAAGGACTTTCTCCCCATGGGGAAGGGCATCCAGGAGGACATCGCCCGCAGGTTCCCTGTGTACCCACTGGACTTCACTGACG GCATCATTGGGAAAAACAAGGCTGTGGGCAAATACATCACCACCACCCTGTTCCTCTACTTTGCCTGCCTGCTGCCCACAATTGCTTTTGGGTCCCTCAATGATGAGAACACAAATGGAGCCATCG ACGTACAGAAGACTGTGGCCGGGCAGGGCATTGGAGGCATCCTGTACGCGCTCTTCTCTGGGCAGCCGCTGGTGGTGCTGCTGACGACTGCGCCCCTGGCCCTCTACATCAATG TAATCCGTGACATCTGCGATGACTATAATCTGGACTTCAATACCTTCTATGCATGGACAGGCCTGTGGAACAGTTTCTTCCTCACACTTTATGCCCTCTTCAACCTCAGCCTGGTCATGAGTCTTTTCAAGAG GTCAACAGAGGAGATCATTGCCTTGTTCATTTCTATCACATTCATCCTAGATGCTATCAAGGGCACAGTCAAGA TCTTCCAGAAGTACTACTATGGCCGTGACATTGGACTCTTCTTCAAAGATAAGTCCTCCTTGGGGAGCCTGCTGGACCTCAATAGTAGcctccacactgccctcaacaccAGTTTCCTGACCAGCCCACCGGAGCTAACTTCAACGGGCAGCCAGGACTCTGAGCCCCTGGCCCGGGATACAGCTGTGCTCAGCCTCCTCATCATGCTGGGCACGCTCTGGCTGAGCTACACCCTCTACCAGTTGAAGAAGAG CCCCTACCTGCACCCCTACGTGCGTGAGCTCCTGTCAGACTGCGCCTTGCCCATTTCGGTGCTTACCTTCTCCCTCATCTCTTCCTATGGCTTCCAGGAGATTAAGA TGGTCAAGTTTCGCTACAGCTCGAGTGACAGCCTGTTCGAGATAGCCGAGATGCACTCGCTATCCCTGGTGGCCATCAGCAGCGCCATGGGCCTCGGCTTCCTCCTCTCCATGCTCTTCTTCATAGAGCAGAACCTGGTGGCTGCCTTGGCTAATGCCCCACAGAACAG GCTGGTAAAGGGCACTGCCTACCACTGGGACCTCCTGCTCATCGCCATCATCAATACTGGGCTGTCTCTGTTTGGGCTGCCCTGGATCCATGCTGCCTACCCCCACTCCCTGCTGCACGTGCGAGCACTGGCTTTGGTGGAGGAGCATGTAGAGAACGGGCACATTTATGAGAC GATTGTGAACGTGAAGGAGACTCGGCTGACCTCCCTGGGCGCCAGCGTCCTGGTGGGCTtctccctcctgctgctgcccttCCCACTGCAGTGGATCCCCAAGCCCGTGCTCTATGGCCTCTTCCTCTACCTCGCGCTCACCTCCATCGACGGCAACCAGCTCTTTCAGCGCATGGTGCTGCTGCTCAAGGACCAG ACGtcatacccacccacccactaCATCCGGAGGGTGCCCCAGAGGAAGATCCACTACTTCACAGGCCTGCAggtcctgcagctgctgctgctctgtgCCTTTGGCATGAGCCCACTGCTCTACATGAAGATGGTCTTTCCCCTCATCATGATTGCCATGATCCCCATTCG CTACAACGTGCTGCCCCAAATCATTGAAGCCAAGTACTTGGATGCCATGGACGCTGAACACTGA
- the SLC4A11 gene encoding solute carrier family 4 member 11 isoform X8, translating into MGLDGARDRHDSESRRDVLEEEPRPSSWTLQRRLERGRLSSPGKVARQVSSFQSSTTSVSFFPSRENSSVMSQNGYFEDADDASETREESLRDEAFDTVNSSIVSGESISFFVNVNLEVQPTQSECESPGGYGLLHTSRKYLMLKNFEEEIRAHRDLDGFLARARIILDETATSLDDVLRAMLYRLAQDPYNTEPECNLDLLTAMLFTDGGAPMEGKVHLLSDTIQGVTATVTGVQYQQSWICILCTSKALLRRHVCISRLVRPQNWGQNSCEVRFVILVLAPPKMKSTKTATEVGRTFATMMLDITFRQKLLKTRTEEEFKEALVHQRQLLTVMSHCPSISMDYSMSSICIIRPPQPPKQKDFLPMGKGIQEDIARRFPVYPLDFTDGIIGKNKAVGKYITTTLFLYFACLLPTIAFGSLNDENTNGAIDVQKTVAGQGIGGILYALFSGQPLVVLLTTAPLALYINVIRDICDDYNLDFNTFYAWTGLWNSFFLTLYALFNLSLVMSLFKRSTEEIIALFISITFILDAIKGTVKIFQKYYYGRDIGLFFKDKSSLGSLLDLNSSLHTALNTSFLTSPPELTSTGSQDSEPLARDTAVLSLLIMLGTLWLSYTLYQLKKSPYLHPYVRELLSDCALPISVLTFSLISSYGFQEIKMVKFRYSSSDSLFEIAEMHSLSLVAISSAMGLGFLLSMLFFIEQNLVAALANAPQNRLVKGTAYHWDLLLIAIINTGLSLFGLPWIHAAYPHSLLHVRALALVEEHVENGHIYETIVNVKETRLTSLGASVLVGFSLLLLPFPLQWIPKPVLYGLFLYLALTSIDGNQLFQRMVLLLKDQTSYPPTHYIRRVPQRKIHYFTGLQVLQLLLLCAFGMSPLLYMKMVFPLIMIAMIPIRYNVLPQIIEAKYLDAMDAEH; encoded by the exons ATGGGTCTTGATGGCGCCAGGGACCGACATGACAGTGAGAGCCGAAGAGATGTGCTGGAAGAAGAGCCTCGGCCCAGTTCCTGGACTTTGCAGCGAAGGCTTGAGAGAGGGAGGCTGTCTTCTCCAGGGAAGGTGGCCAGACAGGTCTCCTCCTTCCAGAGTTCTACAACTAGCGTATCCTTCTTTCCTTCACGGG AAAACTCTTCTGTCATGTCGCAGAATGGATACTTTGAGGATGCAG ATGACGCCTCTGAAACCCGTGAGGAGAGCCTGAGGGATGAGGCCTTCGACACGGTCAACTCCTCCATTGTGTCTGGTGAAAGCATCAGCTTTTTTGTCAACGTCAACCTCGAGGTGCAGCCTACCCAGTCTG AATGTGAATCACCTGGCGGCTACGGGCTCCTACACACCTCCCGCAAG TACCTGATGTTAAAGAACTTTGAGGAAGAGATCCGTGCACACCGGGACTTAGATGGCTTCCTGGCACGGGCCAGAATCATCCTGGATGAAACGGCCACCTCCCTGGATGACGTGCTGCGGGCTATGCTGTACCGCTTAGCCCAAGACCCTTACAACACCGAGCCAGAGTGCAACCTGGACCTGCTCACGGCCATGCTCTTCACTGACGGAGGGGCTCCCATGGAGGGCAAAG TTCACCTGCTGTCGGACACCATCCAAGGGGTCACTGCCACAGTAACGGGGGTACAATACCAGCAGTCATGGATCTGTATCCT CTGTACCTCCAAGGCCCTGCTGAGGCGACACGTGTGCATCAGCCGCCTGGTCCGCCCGCAGAACTGGGGGCAGAATTCCTGTGAGGTGCGGTTTGTCATCCTGGTGCTGGCCCCACCCAAGATG AAAAGCACCAAGACTGCCACAGAAGTGGGGCGCACATTTGCCACTATGATGTTAGACATCACCTTCCGCCAGAAGCTCCTGAAGACCCGCACAGAGGAGGAATTCAAAGAAGCCCTGGTCCATCAGAGACAGCTGCTCACCGTAATGAGCCACTGTCCGAGTATcagcatggactacagcatgagCTCCATCTGCATCATCAGACCCCCACAG CCCCCAAAGCAGAAGGACTTTCTCCCCATGGGGAAGGGCATCCAGGAGGACATCGCCCGCAGGTTCCCTGTGTACCCACTGGACTTCACTGACG GCATCATTGGGAAAAACAAGGCTGTGGGCAAATACATCACCACCACCCTGTTCCTCTACTTTGCCTGCCTGCTGCCCACAATTGCTTTTGGGTCCCTCAATGATGAGAACACAAATGGAGCCATCG ACGTACAGAAGACTGTGGCCGGGCAGGGCATTGGAGGCATCCTGTACGCGCTCTTCTCTGGGCAGCCGCTGGTGGTGCTGCTGACGACTGCGCCCCTGGCCCTCTACATCAATG TAATCCGTGACATCTGCGATGACTATAATCTGGACTTCAATACCTTCTATGCATGGACAGGCCTGTGGAACAGTTTCTTCCTCACACTTTATGCCCTCTTCAACCTCAGCCTGGTCATGAGTCTTTTCAAGAG GTCAACAGAGGAGATCATTGCCTTGTTCATTTCTATCACATTCATCCTAGATGCTATCAAGGGCACAGTCAAGA TCTTCCAGAAGTACTACTATGGCCGTGACATTGGACTCTTCTTCAAAGATAAGTCCTCCTTGGGGAGCCTGCTGGACCTCAATAGTAGcctccacactgccctcaacaccAGTTTCCTGACCAGCCCACCGGAGCTAACTTCAACGGGCAGCCAGGACTCTGAGCCCCTGGCCCGGGATACAGCTGTGCTCAGCCTCCTCATCATGCTGGGCACGCTCTGGCTGAGCTACACCCTCTACCAGTTGAAGAAGAG CCCCTACCTGCACCCCTACGTGCGTGAGCTCCTGTCAGACTGCGCCTTGCCCATTTCGGTGCTTACCTTCTCCCTCATCTCTTCCTATGGCTTCCAGGAGATTAAGA TGGTCAAGTTTCGCTACAGCTCGAGTGACAGCCTGTTCGAGATAGCCGAGATGCACTCGCTATCCCTGGTGGCCATCAGCAGCGCCATGGGCCTCGGCTTCCTCCTCTCCATGCTCTTCTTCATAGAGCAGAACCTGGTGGCTGCCTTGGCTAATGCCCCACAGAACAG GCTGGTAAAGGGCACTGCCTACCACTGGGACCTCCTGCTCATCGCCATCATCAATACTGGGCTGTCTCTGTTTGGGCTGCCCTGGATCCATGCTGCCTACCCCCACTCCCTGCTGCACGTGCGAGCACTGGCTTTGGTGGAGGAGCATGTAGAGAACGGGCACATTTATGAGAC GATTGTGAACGTGAAGGAGACTCGGCTGACCTCCCTGGGCGCCAGCGTCCTGGTGGGCTtctccctcctgctgctgcccttCCCACTGCAGTGGATCCCCAAGCCCGTGCTCTATGGCCTCTTCCTCTACCTCGCGCTCACCTCCATCGACGGCAACCAGCTCTTTCAGCGCATGGTGCTGCTGCTCAAGGACCAG ACGtcatacccacccacccactaCATCCGGAGGGTGCCCCAGAGGAAGATCCACTACTTCACAGGCCTGCAggtcctgcagctgctgctgctctgtgCCTTTGGCATGAGCCCACTGCTCTACATGAAGATGGTCTTTCCCCTCATCATGATTGCCATGATCCCCATTCG CTACAACGTGCTGCCCCAAATCATTGAAGCCAAGTACTTGGATGCCATGGACGCTGAACACTGA
- the SLC4A11 gene encoding solute carrier family 4 member 11 isoform X7, producing MGLDGARDRHDSESRRDVLEEEPRPSSWTLQRRLERGRLSSPGKVARQVSSFQSSTTSVSFFPSRENSSVMSQNGYFEDAGYLKCDTDDASETREESLRDEAFDTVNSSIVSGESISFFVNVNLEVQPTQSECESPGGYGLLHTSRKYLMLKNFEEEIRAHRDLDGFLARARIILDETATSLDDVLRAMLYRLAQDPYNTEPECNLDLLTAMLFTDGGAPMEGKVHLLSDTIQGVTATVTGVQYQQSWICILCTSKALLRRHVCISRLVRPQNWGQNSCEVRFVILVLAPPKMKSTKTATEVGRTFATMMLDITFRQKLLKTRTEEEFKEALVHQRQLLTVMSHCPSISMDYSMSSICIIRPPQPPKQKDFLPMGKGIQEDIARRFPVYPLDFTDGIIGKNKAVGKYITTTLFLYFACLLPTIAFGSLNDENTNGAIDVQKTVAGQGIGGILYALFSGQPLVVLLTTAPLALYINVIRDICDDYNLDFNTFYAWTGLWNSFFLTLYALFNLSLVMSLFKRSTEEIIALFISITFILDAIKGTVKIFQKYYYGRDIGLFFKDKSSLGSLLDLNSSLHTALNTSFLTSPPELTSTGSQDSEPLARDTAVLSLLIMLGTLWLSYTLYQLKKSPYLHPYVRELLSDCALPISVLTFSLISSYGFQEIKMVKFRYSSSDSLFEIAEMHSLSLVAISSAMGLGFLLSMLFFIEQNLVAALANAPQNRLVKGTAYHWDLLLIAIINTGLSLFGLPWIHAAYPHSLLHVRALALVEEHVENGHIYETIVNVKETRLTSLGASVLVGFSLLLLPFPLQWIPKPVLYGLFLYLALTSIDGNQLFQRMVLLLKDQTSYPPTHYIRRVPQRKIHYFTGLQVLQLLLLCAFGMSPLLYMKMVFPLIMIAMIPIRYNVLPQIIEAKYLDAMDAEH from the exons ATGGGTCTTGATGGCGCCAGGGACCGACATGACAGTGAGAGCCGAAGAGATGTGCTGGAAGAAGAGCCTCGGCCCAGTTCCTGGACTTTGCAGCGAAGGCTTGAGAGAGGGAGGCTGTCTTCTCCAGGGAAGGTGGCCAGACAGGTCTCCTCCTTCCAGAGTTCTACAACTAGCGTATCCTTCTTTCCTTCACGGG AAAACTCTTCTGTCATGTCGCAGAATGGATACTTTGAGGATGCAG GCTACCTCAAGTGTGACACAGATGACGCCTCTGAAACCCGTGAGGAGAGCCTGAGGGATGAGGCCTTCGACACGGTCAACTCCTCCATTGTGTCTGGTGAAAGCATCAGCTTTTTTGTCAACGTCAACCTCGAGGTGCAGCCTACCCAGTCTG AATGTGAATCACCTGGCGGCTACGGGCTCCTACACACCTCCCGCAAG TACCTGATGTTAAAGAACTTTGAGGAAGAGATCCGTGCACACCGGGACTTAGATGGCTTCCTGGCACGGGCCAGAATCATCCTGGATGAAACGGCCACCTCCCTGGATGACGTGCTGCGGGCTATGCTGTACCGCTTAGCCCAAGACCCTTACAACACCGAGCCAGAGTGCAACCTGGACCTGCTCACGGCCATGCTCTTCACTGACGGAGGGGCTCCCATGGAGGGCAAAG TTCACCTGCTGTCGGACACCATCCAAGGGGTCACTGCCACAGTAACGGGGGTACAATACCAGCAGTCATGGATCTGTATCCT CTGTACCTCCAAGGCCCTGCTGAGGCGACACGTGTGCATCAGCCGCCTGGTCCGCCCGCAGAACTGGGGGCAGAATTCCTGTGAGGTGCGGTTTGTCATCCTGGTGCTGGCCCCACCCAAGATG AAAAGCACCAAGACTGCCACAGAAGTGGGGCGCACATTTGCCACTATGATGTTAGACATCACCTTCCGCCAGAAGCTCCTGAAGACCCGCACAGAGGAGGAATTCAAAGAAGCCCTGGTCCATCAGAGACAGCTGCTCACCGTAATGAGCCACTGTCCGAGTATcagcatggactacagcatgagCTCCATCTGCATCATCAGACCCCCACAG CCCCCAAAGCAGAAGGACTTTCTCCCCATGGGGAAGGGCATCCAGGAGGACATCGCCCGCAGGTTCCCTGTGTACCCACTGGACTTCACTGACG GCATCATTGGGAAAAACAAGGCTGTGGGCAAATACATCACCACCACCCTGTTCCTCTACTTTGCCTGCCTGCTGCCCACAATTGCTTTTGGGTCCCTCAATGATGAGAACACAAATGGAGCCATCG ACGTACAGAAGACTGTGGCCGGGCAGGGCATTGGAGGCATCCTGTACGCGCTCTTCTCTGGGCAGCCGCTGGTGGTGCTGCTGACGACTGCGCCCCTGGCCCTCTACATCAATG TAATCCGTGACATCTGCGATGACTATAATCTGGACTTCAATACCTTCTATGCATGGACAGGCCTGTGGAACAGTTTCTTCCTCACACTTTATGCCCTCTTCAACCTCAGCCTGGTCATGAGTCTTTTCAAGAG GTCAACAGAGGAGATCATTGCCTTGTTCATTTCTATCACATTCATCCTAGATGCTATCAAGGGCACAGTCAAGA TCTTCCAGAAGTACTACTATGGCCGTGACATTGGACTCTTCTTCAAAGATAAGTCCTCCTTGGGGAGCCTGCTGGACCTCAATAGTAGcctccacactgccctcaacaccAGTTTCCTGACCAGCCCACCGGAGCTAACTTCAACGGGCAGCCAGGACTCTGAGCCCCTGGCCCGGGATACAGCTGTGCTCAGCCTCCTCATCATGCTGGGCACGCTCTGGCTGAGCTACACCCTCTACCAGTTGAAGAAGAG CCCCTACCTGCACCCCTACGTGCGTGAGCTCCTGTCAGACTGCGCCTTGCCCATTTCGGTGCTTACCTTCTCCCTCATCTCTTCCTATGGCTTCCAGGAGATTAAGA TGGTCAAGTTTCGCTACAGCTCGAGTGACAGCCTGTTCGAGATAGCCGAGATGCACTCGCTATCCCTGGTGGCCATCAGCAGCGCCATGGGCCTCGGCTTCCTCCTCTCCATGCTCTTCTTCATAGAGCAGAACCTGGTGGCTGCCTTGGCTAATGCCCCACAGAACAG GCTGGTAAAGGGCACTGCCTACCACTGGGACCTCCTGCTCATCGCCATCATCAATACTGGGCTGTCTCTGTTTGGGCTGCCCTGGATCCATGCTGCCTACCCCCACTCCCTGCTGCACGTGCGAGCACTGGCTTTGGTGGAGGAGCATGTAGAGAACGGGCACATTTATGAGAC GATTGTGAACGTGAAGGAGACTCGGCTGACCTCCCTGGGCGCCAGCGTCCTGGTGGGCTtctccctcctgctgctgcccttCCCACTGCAGTGGATCCCCAAGCCCGTGCTCTATGGCCTCTTCCTCTACCTCGCGCTCACCTCCATCGACGGCAACCAGCTCTTTCAGCGCATGGTGCTGCTGCTCAAGGACCAG ACGtcatacccacccacccactaCATCCGGAGGGTGCCCCAGAGGAAGATCCACTACTTCACAGGCCTGCAggtcctgcagctgctgctgctctgtgCCTTTGGCATGAGCCCACTGCTCTACATGAAGATGGTCTTTCCCCTCATCATGATTGCCATGATCCCCATTCG CTACAACGTGCTGCCCCAAATCATTGAAGCCAAGTACTTGGATGCCATGGACGCTGAACACTGA